Proteins from a genomic interval of Spiroplasma endosymbiont of Lonchoptera lutea:
- a CDS encoding ATP-binding protein, translating to MDIYHRIQKTKIIALQKFIAEHQLLKKDLLRNSDILEKYLNNFVECLDGLNWNECQQLIPGYRLELVYENQRIYLEMQDCLHRQYLRANDKIRNNYLICHFPLSMINLSLESDFHLPENDFIRIKLKEYFINFLKKEQTTGLYIYGAPGIGKTYISILLANSLVRNDYKVCFVFVPQLMSQLKQAISKATNSLASDIYKLQTCDVLFLDDLAGEPVSEWTRDEILFSILNYRMQHNLSTFFTSNYDMGNLQEYYSRNAKYKNIDIVKSIRLVERIRYLAKPVLLGGDVFRKYAQ from the coding sequence ATGGATATTTATCATCGGATTCAAAAAACTAAGATTATTGCTTTGCAAAAATTTATTGCTGAACATCAATTATTAAAAAAAGATTTATTACGAAATAGTGATATTTTAGAAAAATATTTAAATAATTTTGTTGAATGTTTGGATGGTTTGAATTGAAATGAATGTCAACAATTAATTCCTGGATATCGGTTAGAATTAGTTTATGAAAATCAACGGATTTATTTAGAAATGCAAGATTGTTTACATCGTCAATATTTACGAGCTAATGATAAAATTCGTAATAATTATTTAATTTGTCATTTTCCTTTATCAATGATTAATTTATCATTAGAAAGTGATTTTCATTTACCAGAAAATGATTTTATTCGCATAAAATTAAAAGAATATTTTATTAATTTCCTTAAAAAAGAGCAAACAACAGGATTATATATTTATGGTGCTCCTGGTATTGGTAAAACTTATATTTCTATTTTATTAGCTAATAGTTTAGTTCGGAATGATTATAAAGTATGTTTTGTTTTTGTTCCCCAATTAATGAGTCAATTAAAACAAGCGATTTCAAAAGCAACTAATTCATTAGCTAGTGATATTTATAAGCTCCAAACTTGTGATGTGTTATTTTTAGATGATTTAGCTGGTGAACCCGTATCGGAGTGAACTCGTGATGAGATTTTATTTAGTATTTTAAATTATCGGATGCAACATAATTTATCAACATTTTTTACTTCTAATTATGATATGGGTAACTTACAAGAATATTATAGTCGTAATGCTAAATATAAAAATATTGATATTGTGAAATCAATTCGGTTAGTAGAAAGAATTAGATACTTGGCAAAACCAGTATTATTAGGGGGCGATGTGTTTCGGAAATATGCCCAATAA
- the mutM gene encoding DNA-formamidopyrimidine glycosylase produces the protein MPELPEVETVRASLQPFVCNQVITGIRIYWSSVIKQPDLVSFRKLIVGQKILDLKRKAKHLIFELEDFVLISHLRMEGKYYYQNLNDDIEWKHVLLVLELSNGCELRYHDTRRFGTFHLQKKDEYEQLAPLIKVGPEPFESRATVDYLQKKFKNKNRAIKTMLLDQSIISGLGNIYVDEVLFASKIHPVTRCNKLQTEHLKAILNNAKQILTQAINLKGTTIASYTSNVGVKGTYQQLLKVHTREALACYVCSSIIEKIKLNGRGTYFCCQCQNKL, from the coding sequence ATGCCAGAATTACCAGAAGTAGAAACTGTTCGTGCTAGTTTACAACCTTTCGTTTGCAATCAAGTTATTACAGGAATTAGAATTTATTGAAGTTCGGTAATTAAACAACCCGACTTAGTATCATTTCGAAAATTGATTGTTGGTCAAAAAATTCTTGATTTAAAAAGAAAAGCAAAACATTTAATTTTTGAATTAGAAGATTTTGTGTTAATTAGTCATTTACGAATGGAAGGCAAATATTATTATCAAAATCTTAATGATGATATTGAATGAAAACATGTTTTATTAGTTTTAGAATTAAGTAATGGTTGTGAATTAAGATATCATGATACAAGAAGATTTGGTACTTTTCATTTGCAAAAAAAGGATGAATATGAACAATTAGCACCATTAATCAAAGTGGGACCAGAACCTTTTGAATCAAGGGCTACTGTTGATTATTTACAAAAGAAATTTAAAAATAAGAACCGAGCTATTAAAACAATGCTGTTAGATCAAAGTATTATTAGTGGTTTAGGAAATATTTATGTTGATGAGGTATTATTTGCTAGTAAAATTCATCCGGTTACTAGGTGTAATAAATTACAAACCGAGCATTTAAAAGCAATTTTAAATAATGCGAAACAAATTTTAACACAAGCGATTAACTTAAAAGGAACAACAATTGCTAGTTATACTTCTAATGTTGGTGTTAAAGGGACATATCAGCAATTATTGAAAGTGCATACAAGAGAAGCATTAGCGTGTTATGTTTGTTCTTCAATAATTGAAAAAATTAAGCTTAATGGTCGTGGTACATATTTTTGCTGTCAATGTCAGAATAAATTATAA
- a CDS encoding DnaD domain protein codes for MLQSEEKFQIIINSHICSETQKIVQHLYQPIIGVNAVSLYFALLNEQLSMKVLNLDNSYLRLQNLLQLSLLEIEVARNRLEAINLLDVYRNNTNIGVTYYYELFAPMAPQDFFNHQQFNQLLINNLSLNDYERTKFLFMQYQEDLSSYKKITKCFNEIFSLSIVKADASSADFIFQTNHLPETNNQSLEVANEDMKNPLQKKIYEMQTISPYKYLTLLQNFPLQAKDLQLLAKLLVTYTLSPEVTNCLIEYVWYKNNKLLVMGYLEKIASTLQQKQITTVEQAMIYLRTAYVQSFNKGKVKFNKIVKKSKFDYEIKWNTGIIPKWLQEDPLYQT; via the coding sequence ATGTTACAATCAGAAGAAAAATTTCAAATAATTATTAATTCTCATATTTGTAGTGAAACGCAAAAGATAGTTCAACATTTATATCAACCAATTATTGGTGTTAATGCTGTTTCGCTATATTTTGCTTTATTAAATGAACAATTATCAATGAAAGTTTTAAATTTAGATAATTCGTATTTACGCTTGCAAAATTTATTACAATTATCATTACTGGAAATTGAAGTTGCGAGAAATCGGTTAGAAGCAATAAATTTACTTGATGTTTATCGTAATAATACTAATATTGGTGTTACTTATTACTATGAATTATTTGCTCCGATGGCACCACAAGACTTTTTTAATCATCAGCAATTTAATCAATTGCTAATTAATAATCTTTCTCTTAATGATTATGAACGAACAAAGTTTTTATTTATGCAATATCAAGAAGATCTGTCAAGTTATAAAAAAATTACGAAATGCTTTAATGAAATATTTTCTTTATCAATAGTAAAAGCAGATGCTTCTAGTGCTGATTTTATTTTCCAAACCAATCATTTGCCAGAAACTAATAACCAATCATTAGAAGTTGCTAATGAAGATATGAAAAATCCTTTACAAAAAAAAATTTATGAGATGCAAACAATATCACCATATAAATATTTAACATTATTACAAAATTTTCCTTTACAAGCGAAAGATTTACAGTTATTGGCTAAGTTATTAGTTACTTATACTTTGTCACCAGAAGTTACTAATTGCTTAATTGAATATGTGTGATATAAAAATAATAAACTTTTGGTTATGGGTTATTTAGAAAAAATTGCGAGCACATTACAACAAAAGCAGATTACTACTGTTGAACAAGCAATGATATATTTAAGAACTGCTTATGTTCAAAGTTTTAATAAGGGAAAAGTAAAATTTAATAAAATTGTAAAAAAATCAAAATTTGATTATGAAATTAAATGAAATACAGGTATTATTCCAAAATGGTTACAAGAAGACCCCCTTTATCAAACATAA